One window from the genome of Amaranthus tricolor cultivar Red isolate AtriRed21 chromosome 9, ASM2621246v1, whole genome shotgun sequence encodes:
- the LOC130824238 gene encoding aspartyl protease AED3, whose translation MEYLATTFLFFSLLITNTQALNPSLCSPSNSDDTSDLSIFHIYGGCSPFKARETGPWVNTLLDMASKDRKRVAFLDSLAARKTSAPIASGQQVLNIGNFIVRAKIGTPGQLMFMVMDNSLDTAWVPCLGCQGCTSSGFSPNSSTTYELLNCDSALCRETHGLLSCPTTSPGPGLGACLYNQSYGGDSSFVATLSHDSLSIDKDVIPNYAFGCISAISGNSIPPQGLLGLGRGPLSLISQAQSLYNGTFSYCLPSFKSYYFSGSLKLGLTGQPKYIRTTPLLQNPHRPSLYYVNLISISVGKVKVPIPQEYFAFNPSTGVGTIIDSGTLLTRFVGPAYTAIRDEFRNQVQGPFNPIGVFDTCFPVTHEQVAPTITLHFEGLDLKLPMENTLIHSSAGNMACLAMAANSANSLINIIASWQQQNLRILYDTTNSRLGIARELCN comes from the coding sequence ATGGAGTATTTGGCTACcacatttttattcttttctcTTCTCATTACAAACACCCAAGCTTTAAATCCATCTTTGTGTTCTCCTTCCAATTCCGATGATACCTCGGATCTCTCAATCTTCCACATTTATGGCGGGTGCTCGCCATTCAAGGCCCGAGAAACCGGGCCTTGGGTCAACACCCTCCTTGACATGGCCTCAAAAGACCGAAAAAGGGTAGCATTCTTGGATAGTCTAGCGGCCCGAAAGACTTCCGCGCCAATTGCTTCGGGCCAACAAGTCCTTAACATTGGAAATTTTATAGTCCGGGCTAAGATTGGGACTCCGGGCCAACTTATGTTTATGGTCATGGACAATAGTTTGGACACTGCATGGGTTCCATGCTTGGGTTGCCAAGGGTGCACTTCTAGTGGATTCTCACCCAATTCTTCCACTACTTACGAGTTGCTTAATTGCGATTCAGCATTATGTCGCGAAACCCATGGGCTTCTTTCATGCCCGACAACAAGCCCTGGCCCGGGCCTAGGGGCTTGTTTGTACAACCAATCTTACGGTGGAGATTCATCTTTTGTTGCAACCCTTTCACATGATTCTTTATCAATAGACAAAGATGTGATCCCTAATTATGCTTTTGGGTGTATTAGTGCAATCTCAGGTAACTCAATCCCACCACAAGGCTTATTGGGCTTAGGCCGTGGGCCTTTATCTTTAATCTCTCAAGCCCAATCTCTTTACAATGGTACATTCTCTTATTGTCTACCTAGCTTCAAATCCTACTACTTCTCCGGGTCTCTCAAATTGGGCCTAACGGGCCAGCCCAAATATATTCGCACCACTCCTTTGCTCCAAAACCCTCACCGGCCCTCACTTTATTATGTGAACCTAATATCAATAAGTGTAGGCAAAGTTAAAGTACCCATCCCACAAGAATACTTCGCATTCAACCCGTCTACCGGAGTCGGTACCATTATTGACTCCGGTACACTCCTAACCCGGTTCGTAGGACCCGCATATACTGCGATCCGGGACGAGTTCAGGAACCAAGTCCAAGGCCCATTTAACCCAATTGGTGTATTTGACACATGTTTTCCCGTGACCCATGAGCAAGTGGCCCCCACAATAACCCTACATTTTGAAGGGTTAGACTTAAAATTACCAATGGAAAATACTTTGATTCATAGTAGTGCTGGAAATATGGCTTGCCTTGCAATGGCAGCAAATAGTGcaaattcattgattaatattatTGCAAGTTGGCAACAACAAAACCTTAGGATTCTTTATGATACTACCAATTCTCGCTTGGGCATTGCCCGGGAACTCTGTAACTGA
- the LOC130824060 gene encoding protein RAE1, with the protein MSTFSSLTNIAQNPNPNKSYEVPQPPSDSVSSLNFSPKANHLIATSWDNQVRCWEIMQSGTNISSTPKAAISHDQPVLCSAWKDDGTTVFSGGCDKQVKMWPLLSGGQPITVAMHDAPIKEMAWIPEMNVLATGSWDKTIKYWDTRQPNPVHTQQLPERCYSLTVRHPLMVVGTADRNLIVFNLQNPQTEFKRIMSPLKYQTRCLAAFPDKQGFLVGSIEGRVGVHHLDDSLQSKNFTFKCHRESNEIYSVNSLNFHPIHGTFATAGSDGAFNFWDKDSKQRLKAMSRCSQPIPCSTFNNDGSLFAYASCYDWSKGAENHNPATAKTYIFIHLPQESEVKGKPRVGSTGRR; encoded by the exons ATGTCGACATTTTCATCTCTTACTAATATTGCTCAAAACCCAAATCCTAATAAATCATATGAG GTTCCTCAACCACCCTCTGATTCAGTTTCTAGCTTGAATTTTAGTCCCAAAGCCAATCATCTTATTGCGACTTCATGGGATAATCAG GTGCGTTGTTGGGAGATAATGCAGAGTGGAACAAACATTAGTAGTACACCGAAAGCAGCCATATCTCATGATCAACCG GTTTTGTGCTCAGCTTGGAAAGATGATGGCACAACCGTCTTTTCAGGAGGCTGTGACAAACAGGTGAAAATGTGGCCTTTATTGTCTGGTGGCCAACCAATTACAGTAGCTATGCATGATGCACCTATCAAAGAGATGGCCTGGATTCCTGAAATGAACGTTCTGGCTACTGGGAGCTGGGACAAAACAATCAA GTATTGGGACACTAGGCAGCCAAATCCAGTCCATACCCAACAACTGCCAGAGCGCTGCTATTCATTGACAGTGCGACATCCTCTTATGGTTGTCGGAACGGCAGATAGAAACCTCATTGTGTTCAATTTGCAAAACCCTCAG ACTGAATTTAAAAGGATAATGTCACCGCTAAAATACCAGACAAGGTGTCTTGCTGCATTTCCTGATAAGCAGGGGTTTCTG GTTGGATCAATAGAAGGACGAGTTGGAGTTCATCATCTGGATGATTCACTACAAAGCAAGAATTTCACTTTCAAATGTCACAGAGAAAGCAATGAGATTTACTCTGTCAACTCTTTGAACTTCCACCCT ATACATGGAACCTTTGCTACCGCAGGATCTGATGGTGCTTTTAATTTTTGGGACAAGGACAGTAAACAGAGATTGAAG GCCATGTCAAGATGCAGTCAGCCGATACCGTGTAGTACTTTTAACAATGATGGATCCTTATTTGCATATGCG TCCTGCTATGACTGGAGTAAGGGTGCTGAGAACCATAACCCAGCAACTGCAAAGACCTACATTTTTATACACTTGCCACAG GAATCTGAGGTGAAAGGAAAGCCAAGGGTTGGCAGCACTGGTCGTCGTTGA